One segment of Thermoanaerobacter kivui DNA contains the following:
- the cas7b gene encoding type I-B CRISPR-associated protein Cas7/Csh2 — protein MRTLVDKNGEILFIYDAKMCNPNGDPDDENRPRMDLERERNLVSDVRLKRYIRDYLYDYFQAKGEDQTIYVTKAEGIGQAEDRIKRILGKDNVSGADLPILLTKLIDVRLFGATMPIKGERKGEGEGITLTGPVQFNWGYSLNRVQLVESNTISSQFSSRQQAGQGTFGKDYRLYYSLIAFHGIISARRAREMYKKAGENLLGATTYEDLELLDQAMLKAIPLLATRSKIGQYPRLYVRFEYIDDETFIGDLRQYLRLSEEEGLRSIQDVKLEIGGITRYLEGMKEKINRVFVWQDVDLMTLVNGEEQTFSEMLENILGSSKVISLV, from the coding sequence ATGAGAACTCTTGTTGATAAGAACGGCGAAATATTGTTCATTTACGATGCAAAGATGTGCAATCCCAATGGTGACCCCGATGACGAAAACAGACCAAGAATGGACTTAGAACGAGAGCGTAATTTAGTTTCTGATGTAAGACTTAAGCGCTATATAAGGGACTATTTATATGATTATTTCCAAGCCAAGGGAGAGGACCAAACCATTTATGTAACCAAAGCTGAAGGCATAGGGCAAGCTGAAGATAGAATAAAAAGAATCTTAGGCAAAGATAACGTTAGTGGAGCTGACCTGCCAATTTTACTTACAAAACTAATTGATGTGCGCCTTTTCGGAGCTACCATGCCTATAAAAGGTGAGCGAAAGGGAGAAGGAGAAGGGATAACTCTTACTGGACCAGTACAGTTTAACTGGGGATATTCTCTCAATAGAGTTCAATTAGTAGAATCTAATACTATTTCTTCCCAATTTTCCTCCAGACAGCAAGCTGGTCAGGGCACTTTTGGCAAGGATTATAGACTTTATTATTCTTTGATTGCCTTCCACGGGATTATCAGTGCACGCCGGGCAAGGGAAATGTACAAAAAGGCAGGAGAAAATCTCTTAGGTGCTACTACTTATGAGGATTTAGAACTTTTAGATCAAGCTATGCTTAAAGCCATTCCTTTATTGGCTACTCGTTCCAAAATTGGGCAATATCCTCGCCTCTATGTCCGATTTGAATATATAGATGATGAGACCTTCATAGGAGATTTAAGACAATATCTCCGACTTTCTGAAGAGGAAGGATTGCGCTCTATTCAAGATGTAAAATTAGAAATTGGAGGAATTACAAGATATTTGGAAGGTATGAAAGAAAAGATTAACAGGGTATTCGTATGGCAAGATGTAGATTTGATGACAC